From one Solanum lycopersicum chromosome 12, SLM_r2.1 genomic stretch:
- the LOC101247110 gene encoding phosphoethanolamine N-methyltransferase 2 gives MAPVIGVAGAGAKSGQERDIQKNYWMEHTSELTVEAMMLDSKAADLDKEERPEVLSLLPPYEGKSVLELGAGIGRFTSELAKNAGQLIALDFIESAIKKNESINKHHKNVKFMCADVTSPDLKFSPESVDLIFSNWLLMYLSDEEVQSLVERMVKWLKVGGYIFFRESCFHQSGDHKRKNNPTHYREPRFYTKVFKECHINAGDGKSFELSLIGCKCIGAYVKNKKNQNQICWLWQKVNSEDDRGFQRFLDNVQYKCSGILRYERVFGEGYVSTGGLDTTKEFVSMLDLQPGQQVLDVGCGIGGGDFYMAENYDVHVVAIDLSINMISFALERSIGLKCAVEFEVADCTKKTYPDGTFDVIYSRDTILHIQDKPALFRSFYKWLKPGGKVLISDYCKSPIPASDKFSEYIKQRGYDLHDVATYGQMLKDAGFDEVIAEDRTEQFINVLQKELNTVEKERDSFIHEFSEQDYNEIVGGWTAKLLRSSSGEQRWGLFIAKKK, from the exons ATGGCTCCTGTTATTGGTGTTGCTGGTGCTGGTGCTAAATCAG GACAAGAACGTGATATTCAGAAGAATTATTGGATGGAACATACATCGGAACTTACTGTGGAAGCAATGATGCTTGATTCAAAAGCAGCTGATCTTGACAAAGAAGAAAGGCCAGAG GTGCTCTCTCTACTCCCACCATATGAAGGGAAATCAGTGTTAGAGTTGGGTGCTGGTATTGGCCGTTTCACTAGTGAGTTAGCCAAGAATGCTGGGCAGCTCATAGCACTGGACTTTATCGAAAGCGCAATTAAGAAG AATGAAAGCATCAATAAGCATCATAAGAATGTCAAGTTTATGTGTGCTGATGTGACTTCTCCAGATTTGAAGTTTTCACCTGAATCAGTCGATTTGATATTTTCAAACTGGTTACTGATGTATCTTTCTGATGAAGAG GTCCAGAGTCTTGTGGAGAGAATGGTAAAATGGTTGAAAGTTGGAGGCTACATATTTTTCAGAGAGTCATGCTTCCATCAATCAGGAGACCACAAGCGAAAGAACAATCCAACCCATTATCGGGAGCCTAGGTTTTACACAAAG GTGTTTAAAGAATGTCATATAAATGCTGGTGATGGAAAATCATTTGAACTTTCTCTCATCGGTTGCAAGTGCATTGGAGCTTAtgttaaaaacaaaaagaatcagAATCAG ATTTGTTGGCTATGGCAAAAGGTTAATTCTGAGGATGACAGGGGATTCCAGCGATTCCTGGACAATGTTCAATACAAATGTAGTGGCATACTGCGATATGAACGTGTCTTTGGAGAAGGTTATGTGAGCACAGGAGGACTTG ATACCACAAAAGAATTTGTTTCTATGTTGGATCTTCAACCTGGACAACAAGTCCTTGATGTTGGCTGTGGAATAGGTGGTGGTGACTTTTACATGGCTGAGAACTATGATGTTCATGTTGTTGCTATTGACCTCTCAATTAACATGATATCGTTTGCTCTTGAACGTTCAATTGGTCTCAAATGTGCCGTTGAATTTGAGGTTGCTGATTGTACAAAGAAAACATATCCTGATGGCACATTTGATGTAATTTACAGCCGAGACACTATCCTTCACATCCAA GACAAACCCGCGTTGTTCAGATCTTTCTACAAGTGGCTGAAACCAGGAGGCAAAGTCCTCATAAGTGATTACTGCAAAAGCCCAATACCAGCATCGGACAAGTTCTCTGAGTATATAAAGCAAAGGGGTTATGATTTACATGATGTTGCAACATACGGCCAG ATGCTCAAAGATGCTGGTTTTGATGAAGTTATTGCTGAGGATCGAACTGAACAG TTCATTAATGTTctccaaaaggagttgaatacCGTGGAAAAGGAACGCGATTCATTTATCCATGAATTCTCAGAA CAAGACTACAATGAAATAGTTGGAGGTTGGACGGCCAAGCTATTGAGGAGTTCATCTGGTGAACAGAGGTGGGGTTTGTTCATTGCCAAGAAGAAGTGA
- the LOC138340459 gene encoding uncharacterized protein: MTVVAPTQTVVPQKFTSEDTLVPADDMPYREKFMIIEAWKHADFLCKGYILSVLEDDLYNVYSAITTSKELWDELEKKYKTEDGCLKMFVVAKFLDYKMVDGKTIGSQVQEPQLILHDLIAEDMHKRKEMKLEDLVIRLKIEEDNKKAEKKSRKSSIIIGVNIVEEDPTKDKKRKKSNGQKSEQAKKKFKGNYYNCGKAGHRFSNCHAQRKDKGKGKGKSQANIV, translated from the exons ATGACTGTTGTTGCACCAACCCAAACTGTTGTACCACAA aaatttacaagtgaagatactctagttcctgctgatgatatgccatACAGAGAGAAATTCATGAttattgaagcatggaaacatgcagacttcctatgtaaaggctacattttgagtgttttagaggatgacttatataatgtctatagtgcaataacaacttcaaaagagttgtgggatgaacttgagaagaaatataagacagaagatggATGTTTGAAAATGTTTGTGGTCGCAAaatttttagactataaaatggtagatggTAAAACtattggatcacaagtgcaggaacctcaacttattctccacgatttgattgctgaagatatg cacaagcgtaaagaaatgaagcttgaagatcttgtgattcgactcaagattgaggaagataacaaaaAAGCCGAAAAGAAGTCACGTAAGAGTTCAAtaatcattggagttaatattgttgaagaagatcctaccaaagacaaaaaaagaaagaagtccaacgggcagaagtcagaacaggccaagaagaaattcaaaggcaactattacaattgtggcaaggctggtcataggTTTTCTAATTGTCATGCTCAAAGAAAGgacaaaggcaaaggcaaaggcaaaagtcaagctAACATCGTGTAG